A single genomic interval of Lucilia cuprina isolate Lc7/37 chromosome 2, ASM2204524v1, whole genome shotgun sequence harbors:
- the LOC111683574 gene encoding rho GTPase-activating protein gacF-like — translation MIFTDKFQRFQIRLSLLMFILFLVINNTEAGRDRDRGPRCEKPDYIANGSYRIRRDRVMRITCNSGFHLQGPKTIDCVRGKWEGEKPVCAKKGCSKDLEQPENGRIQIDNEVKAILYCSDNYNLAGNRHSYCNGTHWDRPIGNCRERKNVVQHECDFETDDICGWTYEPREGLEWKRVMAANVFTTFKTGPRHDHTTLTANGGHYMLMESLTRLNDDVTLTSPIYDQGLSLKTACCFQFYYFMYGAGVGDLFVIVKPVSLTLDDLLKKHKELIKFQKYGNQNNIWNEAHFNIEELKEDFQILFVAKSGRGQLSDIAIDDVKLLTGDDCRALDNKEEEEQSNEEYDSTTYESIFEMQSCAGRCFDSPGAGIIRTSGHLKGLCNCDTDCEDNETCCPDFRTICLSELFAQSTVYSIVDETTQKNEAVISSNTTAAQTTSTSTTKKLTTATTPSTTINTTPTTIKTTPTPVKTTLTTLKTTLITTKTTPTTVTTTTTSTTPKPKIIVTTKTTPKTTTKTTPKPTPSTTTTTSRKITTKTTAKATATTTTTTTPAPTTTQPKTITPKISKDATSTKKTIPSSKPVEYVINDKSKSENTHNGSSLLLCVFVILAVIILAGAIYRRFGDKAVAWYMIHFKQGNRNDEDSSSVSTSFKRTEANCSDIGKNSKGNWHVKSKKSSTKYNMKTPLVNDDDEDDDDNCVNGNIALKNNIYTEL, via the exons atgataTTCACCGATAAATTCCAAAGATTCCAAATAAGATTATCACTCttaatgtttatattgtttCTTGTCATCAATAATACCGAAGCGGGTAGGGACCGAGATCGAGGTCCACGATGCGAGAAGCCAGATTATATTGCAAATGGTAGCTATCGCATAAGACGCGATAGAGTAATGAGAATTACTTGTAATAGCGGGTTTCACTTACAGGGACCTAAAACAATTGACTGTGTACGTGGGAAATGGGAGGGAGAAAAACCTGTTTGTGCAA AAAAAGGGTGTTCAAAAGACTTGGAACAACCTGAAAATGGTCGTATACAAATCGATAATGAGGTTAAAGCGATCTTGTACTGTTCGGATAATTACAATTTAGCTGGAAATCGGCACTCTTATTGTAATGGCACTCACTGGGATCGACCTATTGGAAACTGTCGTG AACGCAAAAATGTCGTTCAACATGAATGTGATTTTGAAACTGATGATATTTGTGGTTGGACATACGAGCCGCGCGAAGGACTAGAATGGAAGCGAGTTATGGCGGCAAATGTCTTTACCACTTTTAAAACTGGACCGCGCCATGATCATACCACATTAACCGCAAATGGTGGTCATTATATGCTAATGGAGAGTCTCACAAGACTTAACGATGACGTCACCCTCACTTCACCCATATACGATCAAGGTTTGAGTTTAAAAACAGCatgttgttttcaattttattacttCATGTATGGCGCTGGTGTCGGAGATCTGTTTGTTATCGTGAAGCCGGTATCGTTGACTTTGGACgacttgttaaaaaaacataaaga aTTAATTAAGTTTCAAAAATATGGTAATCAAAATAACATTTGGAATGAAGCACATTTTAACATAGAAGAATTAAAGGAAGACTTTCAGATATTGTTTGTGGCCAAGTCAGGTCGCGGACAATTGAGTGATATAGCTATAGATGATGTTAAACTCTTAACTGGCGATGATTGTAGAGCTCTGGACAACAAAGAGGAGGAAGAACAATCTAATGAGGAGTACGATTCTACAACAT ACGAATCGATATTTGAAATGCAGTCATGTGCAGGACGGTGTTTTGATTCACCAGGAGCTGGAATTATTCGTACCTCTGGCCATCTTAAAGGGTTGTGTAATTGTGATACTGATTGCGAAGATAACGAAACATGTTGTCCAGATTTTCGCACAATATGTTTAAGTG agTTATTTGCGCAATCgacagtttattctatagtagaTGAGACAACCCAGAAAAATGAAGCAGTGATCAGTAGTAATACTACTGCTGCACAAACTACGTCTACAAGTActacaaaaaaactaactacAGCAACTACTCCTTCCACTACAATTAACACTACACCAACTACAATTAAAACAACACCAACTCCAGTAAAAACCACGCTAACTACACTGAAAACTACTTTAATCACTACAAAAACTACCCCTACTACAGTTACTACTACAACAACTTCTACCACACCAAAGCCTAAAATTATTGTGACAACAAAAACTACTCCAAAAACTACAACGAAAACAACGCCAAAACCAACAccgtcaacaacaacaactacttcaCGTAAAATTACCACCAAAACTACAGCTAAAGCAACAGCGACAACTACTACCACCACAACACCAGCTCCCACAACAACACAACCTAAAACTATCACACCTAAAATCTCTAAAG atgCGACTTCTACCAAAAAAACAATTCCTTCATCAAAGCCCGTTGAATACGTTATAAATGACAAATCCAAATCCGAAAATACACACAACGGCTCCAGTCTACTGCTGTGTGTATTTGTGATACTAGCAGTCATTATTTTAGCCGGTGCTATATATCGACGTTTTGGTGACAAAGCTGTAGCCTGGTACATGATCCACTTTAAGCAAGGCAATCGCAACGACGAGGACTCGTCGTCAGTATCAACGAGTTTTAAGCGGACAGAAGCGAATTGTAGTGATATTGGCAAAAACTCAAAGGGCAACTGGCATGTTAAATCGAAAAAATCAAGtacaaaatataatatgaaaactCCATTGGTAAATGATGATgacgaagatgatgatgataattgtGTAAATGgaaatattgctttaaaaaataatatttatacagaattataa